One Candidatus Binataceae bacterium DNA window includes the following coding sequences:
- the gstA gene encoding glutathione transferase GstA: MKLYFSPGACSLSPHIVLRESGLPFELEQVDLRAKKTKSGADFLAINPKGQVPTLQLDNGQVLTEGPAIVQYVADLKPESNLAPKNGTLERSRVQEWLNFTASELHKRYGLVFRPTVPEEYKPTVREELGQRYAMLDKQLGAGGPFLTGAQFTVADAYMFVMLHWAKRANIDISQWHNVKAYFDRIAARPKVQEVFKAEGLQQ, encoded by the coding sequence ATGAAGCTATATTTTTCCCCGGGAGCATGTTCGCTGTCGCCCCATATTGTGCTGCGTGAGTCGGGGTTGCCCTTCGAGTTGGAGCAGGTGGATCTTCGCGCCAAGAAGACCAAGTCCGGCGCCGATTTCCTGGCCATCAATCCCAAGGGGCAGGTGCCCACGCTCCAACTGGACAACGGCCAGGTGTTGACCGAAGGGCCGGCGATCGTCCAGTACGTGGCCGACCTCAAGCCCGAGAGCAATCTAGCGCCCAAAAACGGCACGCTGGAGCGGTCCCGAGTACAGGAATGGCTGAATTTCACCGCCTCGGAGTTGCACAAGCGTTACGGTCTGGTGTTCCGTCCCACCGTGCCCGAGGAGTACAAGCCCACGGTGCGTGAGGAGTTGGGCCAACGCTACGCGATGCTCGATAAGCAATTGGGAGCCGGTGGCCCTTTTCTGACCGGCGCTCAGTTTACGGTGGCCGACGCCTACATGTTCGTGATGCTCCACTGGGCCAAGCGCGCCAATATTGACATTTCCCAATGGCACAACGTCAAGGCCTACTTCGATCGCATCGCGGCGCGGCCCAAGGTGCAGGAAGTGTTCAAGGCCGAAGGGCTGCAACAGTAA
- a CDS encoding LLM class flavin-dependent oxidoreductase yields MRFGSYYFLQAPPGTSDAEVIQREFDQMCFSEELGFDSVWLTEHHFTEYGLSVSPVAISTALAACTRRIKIGWAAAILPFHDPIRLAEEVALADILSRGRLLVGVGRGNRPGEFAGFRIPQEESRARFYEILELMLAAWTQERVSYRGKFFQIEELAVRPKPFTKPHPPIFLVATSPETVTFAARRGWPILNSVITGPLSQVVAHRDLYLATRRELGASEEQARQALDGWGVSRHIYVAPTDAQASREAYAAEQWYQGAFKRFLIPERIEDAPLSLQPRFRAMAERFEHFRLDDVLRESVLFGSPERVIDGIAEMRALGIGEVLCWMNFGGLASELVERSMRLFAERVMPRFR; encoded by the coding sequence ATGCGCTTTGGCAGCTACTACTTTTTACAGGCCCCGCCGGGTACCTCCGACGCCGAGGTTATCCAGCGCGAATTCGATCAGATGTGCTTTTCGGAGGAGCTTGGCTTCGATTCGGTCTGGCTGACCGAGCATCATTTCACCGAATACGGACTGTCGGTCAGTCCGGTGGCGATCAGCACCGCCTTGGCCGCTTGCACCCGCCGAATCAAGATCGGCTGGGCCGCCGCGATTCTTCCCTTTCACGACCCCATTCGCCTGGCCGAAGAGGTGGCGTTGGCCGATATCCTGAGCCGCGGCCGTTTGCTAGTCGGGGTCGGGCGGGGCAACCGACCGGGCGAATTTGCCGGCTTTCGCATCCCCCAGGAGGAAAGCCGCGCGCGCTTTTATGAGATCCTGGAGTTGATGCTGGCGGCGTGGACACAGGAGCGGGTGTCATATCGCGGCAAGTTTTTTCAGATCGAAGAGCTGGCGGTGCGGCCCAAGCCCTTCACCAAGCCCCACCCACCGATTTTTTTGGTGGCGACCAGCCCCGAGACCGTAACCTTTGCGGCCCGGCGTGGCTGGCCCATTCTTAATTCGGTGATTACCGGGCCGCTGTCCCAGGTCGTGGCCCATCGCGATCTCTACCTCGCCACCCGGCGCGAACTGGGCGCCAGCGAGGAGCAGGCCCGCCAGGCGCTGGATGGCTGGGGGGTGTCGCGCCATATCTATGTTGCGCCTACCGACGCGCAGGCCAGCCGCGAGGCTTACGCGGCCGAGCAATGGTATCAGGGTGCGTTCAAGCGCTTTCTGATCCCCGAGCGGATCGAGGATGCGCCGCTCTCGTTGCAGCCGCGCTTCCGCGCGATGGCCGAGCGTTTCGAGCATTTCCGGCTCGACGATGTCCTGCGCGAAAGCGTGCTCTTCGGCAGTCCCGAGCGGGTCATCGATGGAATTGCGGAGATGCGCGCCTTGGGCATCGGCGAGGTGTTGTGCTGGATGAACTTCGGCGGCCTGGCCTCGGAGCTGGTGGAGCGCTCGATGCGCCTGTTCGCCGAGCGCGTGATGCCCCGCTTTCGCTGA
- a CDS encoding RidA family protein, with translation MRKSIELDYIGHGTMPVPYASRIGNLLMSGGIMGHDLTGKMAETPAEQARNMFVNIRNTVEAAGGSVADIIKINFFYQTGLDRAVFNPYWLELFPDAASRPARKTLELDLRRGNIAVEADIMAVIE, from the coding sequence ATGAGAAAGAGTATCGAGCTGGACTACATTGGGCACGGCACGATGCCCGTGCCGTACGCGTCGCGGATCGGCAACCTGCTGATGTCGGGCGGGATCATGGGGCATGATCTCACAGGCAAGATGGCGGAGACGCCGGCTGAGCAGGCGCGCAACATGTTCGTCAATATCCGCAACACGGTAGAAGCGGCGGGGGGCAGCGTGGCGGATATCATCAAGATTAATTTTTTCTATCAGACCGGACTTGACCGTGCGGTGTTCAATCCTTATTGGCTGGAATTGTTCCCCGACGCGGCCTCGCGGCCGGCGCGCAAGACGCTGGAGCTGGATTTGCGCCGGGGCAACATCGCGGTCGAGGCCGACATCATGGCGGTAATCGAATAG
- a CDS encoding DUF1932 domain-containing protein, whose protein sequence is MAGQLNLARISLIGFGEAGGILGADLAALRGPQVASFDILFNNPARKCAILAKAERAGVHAAASLAEALEGADLVISAVTASASREVAQSAAHLLKPGQIFFEINSVSPQTRRDNCRVIENAGADYVEAAVMAPVPPQRLKVPMLLGGKRAGEVAQALSHLGFGATAVATEVGVAAAIKMCRSIMVKGLEALTLECMLVARRYGAEEAVLKSLHATYPSMGWNAALPDYLISRVAEHGRRRSEEMLEVVQTLLDAGLEPTMATATANVQAWLPKAMEQAGIAYAGEGFSWRRLADALAQATSSESEREKSRAVPIGAK, encoded by the coding sequence ATGGCCGGTCAACTCAACCTGGCGCGCATCAGTCTAATCGGTTTTGGCGAAGCCGGCGGCATCCTCGGAGCCGACCTGGCGGCGCTTCGCGGCCCGCAAGTAGCGAGCTTCGACATTCTATTCAACAACCCCGCGCGCAAGTGCGCCATCCTGGCCAAAGCCGAGCGTGCCGGGGTGCATGCCGCAGCCAGCCTGGCCGAAGCACTCGAGGGGGCTGACCTAGTGATTTCCGCGGTGACCGCCAGCGCCTCGCGCGAGGTCGCCCAGTCGGCGGCGCATTTGCTCAAACCTGGACAAATATTCTTCGAGATAAATTCGGTCTCGCCCCAGACGCGGCGCGACAACTGCCGGGTGATCGAAAATGCGGGCGCGGATTACGTCGAGGCCGCGGTGATGGCGCCCGTGCCGCCGCAGCGGCTCAAGGTACCGATGCTGCTAGGTGGCAAGCGCGCCGGCGAGGTGGCGCAGGCGCTATCTCACCTCGGTTTCGGTGCCACCGCGGTGGCGACTGAAGTGGGCGTCGCAGCGGCAATCAAGATGTGCCGCAGCATCATGGTCAAGGGGCTGGAGGCATTGACGCTTGAATGCATGCTGGTCGCCCGCCGCTACGGTGCCGAAGAGGCGGTGCTCAAGTCGCTTCACGCCACTTACCCTTCGATGGGCTGGAACGCGGCACTGCCCGACTACCTAATCAGCCGGGTGGCCGAGCACGGCCGGCGACGCTCCGAAGAAATGCTGGAAGTGGTACAAACCCTGCTGGATGCCGGGCTGGAGCCTACCATGGCCACGGCGACGGCTAACGTACAGGCGTGGCTGCCCAAGGCGATGGAGCAGGCGGGGATAGCTTACGCGGGCGAGGGATTTTCCTGGCGGCGGCTGGCCGACGCGCTGGCGCAAGCGACATCGTCAGAAAGCGAGCGGGAAAAGTCCCGAGCTGTGCCAATCGGCGCTAAGTAG